The sequence below is a genomic window from Synechococcus sp. UW179A.
ACTCGTCCGAACCGGGCAGAACGATGGCTTCGAGAGGCACTCCTTGCTGTTCCCATTCACAGCGTTGCGGCCGTTGTTGATACCGCACGCTGACAATCGCCTCTTCGAGCTGAGGCACGTTGAGAACCTCGTCGAGGGCCTGCCCGCGCACGAGCCGATTGCTGGAGAACTGCAGCAATCGTTCCGCTCTTGAGTTGATGAAACCGATGGTGACATCCGGTGTGAGAACGAGCCATCCTTGGGTGGCTGCATCGATCCAGGCCAGCAGTTGCGCTGTACTCAGCGAGTGACCGGACAACACCGGCGAGATCTGTGCTGAGTGCCGTCGCGAACCGGCGTTCAGATTGAAGCGGCTGCGCAAAGCCCAACCGCTCACCACACCGACCGTGATGCCAAGGATGAGCGAAGCAGCTGAACTCACATCAATCAGCCGAATCGATATCCGAATCCACGCACCGTTCGGATGTGGTTAGGAGAGGAGGGAGTGGTCTCGATTTTTTCTCTCAACCATCGGATATGCACGTCGACGGTTTTGGTGTCCCCGACGAAGTCGATGCCCCAGATTTGTTCGAGCAGTTGATCGCGGCTCCAGACACGCTTCGGGTTGCGCATCAGTAGTTCCAGAATCTTGTACTCCTTGGGGGCAAGGCTGAGATCCTCTCCGTTCCGCGTCACCCGGCATTCCTTGCAGTAAAGACAGAGGTTGGCGTGTTCAATGACGTCATCCGTGTCTGTGGATTCGGGGCTGATTCGCTGGGAGCGGCGCAGCAGGGCCCGGCATCGGGCCACCAACTCCCTGAGCCCGAATGGTTTGACCAGATAATCATCAGCACCCACCTCGAGGCCGAGGACTCGATCGGTTTCGCTGTCCCTGGCGCTGATGACAAGGATCGGAGTGCTGTTGTTGAGCTTCCTGAGCTCGCGGCAGAGATCCAGTCCTCCCAGTCCTGGAAGCATCAAATCAAGCACTAGCGCATCAACGCTGTTTGCCTCCGGTCCGGTGAGCATGGCCAAGGCTTCGCTTCCATTCCCGCAGGCACTGACATCAAAGCCCTCGGCTTTAAGCGCTTCCTTGACGGTCTCTCTGATGGAGTTGTCGTCCTCAACAACCAGAAGGTGAGCATCACTGACGTTGTTGGATGCGGCGGAGGTGCTTGCGG
It includes:
- a CDS encoding response regulator transcription factor; amino-acid sequence: MGPIQPTQVTFATASTSAASNNVSDAHLLVVEDDNSIRETVKEALKAEGFDVSACGNGSEALAMLTGPEANSVDALVLDLMLPGLGGLDLCRELRKLNNSTPILVISARDSETDRVLGLEVGADDYLVKPFGLRELVARCRALLRRSQRISPESTDTDDVIEHANLCLYCKECRVTRNGEDLSLAPKEYKILELLMRNPKRVWSRDQLLEQIWGIDFVGDTKTVDVHIRWLREKIETTPSSPNHIRTVRGFGYRFG